In Toxotes jaculatrix isolate fToxJac2 chromosome 11, fToxJac2.pri, whole genome shotgun sequence, a single genomic region encodes these proteins:
- the tial1 gene encoding nucleolysin TIAR isoform X1: MDDESHPKTLYVGNLSRDVTEILILQLFTQIGPCKSCKMITEHTSNDPYCFVEFFEHRDAAAALAAMNGRKILGKEVKVNWATTPSSQKKDTSNHFHVFVGDLSPEITTEDVKAAFAPFGKISDARVVKDMATGKSKGYGFVSFYNKLDAENAIVNMGGQWLGGRQIRTNWATRKPPAPKSSQDNGLKQLRFDDVVTQSSPQNCTVYCGGIQSGLSEHLMRQTFSPFGQIMEIRVFPEKGYSFIRFSSHDSAAHAIVSVNGTAIEGHIVKCFWGKESPDMAKNPQQVEYSQWGQWNQLYGSPQQQYSQYVTNGWQVPSYSMYGQTWNQQGFGVEQSQSPAWMGSFGSPSAQAAAPPGPVMSNLTNFSMAGYQTQ, from the exons ATGGACGACGAAAGCCACCCCAAAACCCT GTATGTGGGAAACCTCTCCAGGGATGTTACAGAGATCTTGATTCTGCAGCTCTTCACCCAGATAGGACCTTGCAAAAGTTGTAAAATGATCACAGAG CATACAAGCAATGACCCTTATTGCTTTGTGGAGTTCTTTGAACACAGAGACGCTGCTGCAGCCCTTGCAGCCATGAATGGAAGGAAGATATTAGGAAAG GAGGTCAAAGTAAATTGGGCCACCACTCCAAGTAGCCAGAAGAAAGACACATCCA ATCACTTCCATGTTTTTGTGGGTGATTTGAGCCCTGAGATTACTACTGAGGATGTCAAGGCTGCATTTGCACCTTTTGGGAAAATCTC GGATGCCCGTGTTGTGAAGGACATGGCGACAGGAAAATCAAAGGGGTATGGATTTGTGTCCTTCTACAACAAACTG GACGCAGAGAATGCCATTGTTAACATGGGGGGGCAGTGGCTCGGAGGACGCCAAATCAGGACCAACTGGGCAACACGTAAACCACCAGCTCCAAAAAGCTCCCAGGACA acgGCTTAAAGCAGCTGAGGTTTGACGACGTAGTGACTCAGTCCAGTCCACAGAACTGTACTGTGTACTGTGGAGGGATCCAGTCAGGATTATCAG AGCACCTAATGAGACAGACCTTCTCACCTTTTGGTCAGATTATGGAAATCAGAGTTTTCCCAGAGAAAGGATACTCTTTCATCAG GTTTTCCTCCCATGACAGCGCTGCCCATGCCATTGTTTCAGTAAATGGAACAGCCATTGAAGGACATATAGTGAAGTGCTTCTGGGGCAAAGAATCTCCCGACATGGCAAAAAATCCACAGCAG GTTGAGTACAGTCAGTGGGGGCAGTGGAACCAGCTCTATGGAAGTCCACAGCAGCAGTACAGTCAGTATGTGACCAATGGATGGCAAGTTCCCTCCTACAGCATGTATGGCCAGACGTGGAACCAGCAAGGATTTGGCGTAGA GCAGTCCCAGTCACCGGCCTGGATGGGAAGCTTCGGATCTCCATCAGCTCAGGCTGCAGCCCCACCTGGTCCAGTCATGTCCAACCTAACCAACTTCAGCATGGCAGGCTACCAAACGCAGTGA
- the tial1 gene encoding nucleolysin TIAR isoform X2, translating into MDARVVKDMATGKSKGYGFVSFYNKLDAENAIVNMGGQWLGGRQIRTNWATRKPPAPKSSQDNGLKQLRFDDVVTQSSPQNCTVYCGGIQSGLSEHLMRQTFSPFGQIMEIRVFPEKGYSFIRFSSHDSAAHAIVSVNGTAIEGHIVKCFWGKESPDMAKNPQQVEYSQWGQWNQLYGSPQQQYSQYVTNGWQVPSYSMYGQTWNQQGFGVEQSQSPAWMGSFGSPSAQAAAPPGPVMSNLTNFSMAGYQTQ; encoded by the exons AT GGATGCCCGTGTTGTGAAGGACATGGCGACAGGAAAATCAAAGGGGTATGGATTTGTGTCCTTCTACAACAAACTG GACGCAGAGAATGCCATTGTTAACATGGGGGGGCAGTGGCTCGGAGGACGCCAAATCAGGACCAACTGGGCAACACGTAAACCACCAGCTCCAAAAAGCTCCCAGGACA acgGCTTAAAGCAGCTGAGGTTTGACGACGTAGTGACTCAGTCCAGTCCACAGAACTGTACTGTGTACTGTGGAGGGATCCAGTCAGGATTATCAG AGCACCTAATGAGACAGACCTTCTCACCTTTTGGTCAGATTATGGAAATCAGAGTTTTCCCAGAGAAAGGATACTCTTTCATCAG GTTTTCCTCCCATGACAGCGCTGCCCATGCCATTGTTTCAGTAAATGGAACAGCCATTGAAGGACATATAGTGAAGTGCTTCTGGGGCAAAGAATCTCCCGACATGGCAAAAAATCCACAGCAG GTTGAGTACAGTCAGTGGGGGCAGTGGAACCAGCTCTATGGAAGTCCACAGCAGCAGTACAGTCAGTATGTGACCAATGGATGGCAAGTTCCCTCCTACAGCATGTATGGCCAGACGTGGAACCAGCAAGGATTTGGCGTAGA GCAGTCCCAGTCACCGGCCTGGATGGGAAGCTTCGGATCTCCATCAGCTCAGGCTGCAGCCCCACCTGGTCCAGTCATGTCCAACCTAACCAACTTCAGCATGGCAGGCTACCAAACGCAGTGA
- the tial1 gene encoding nucleolysin TIAR isoform X3 — protein sequence MATGKSKGYGFVSFYNKLDAENAIVNMGGQWLGGRQIRTNWATRKPPAPKSSQDNGLKQLRFDDVVTQSSPQNCTVYCGGIQSGLSEHLMRQTFSPFGQIMEIRVFPEKGYSFIRFSSHDSAAHAIVSVNGTAIEGHIVKCFWGKESPDMAKNPQQVEYSQWGQWNQLYGSPQQQYSQYVTNGWQVPSYSMYGQTWNQQGFGVEQSQSPAWMGSFGSPSAQAAAPPGPVMSNLTNFSMAGYQTQ from the exons ATGGCGACAGGAAAATCAAAGGGGTATGGATTTGTGTCCTTCTACAACAAACTG GACGCAGAGAATGCCATTGTTAACATGGGGGGGCAGTGGCTCGGAGGACGCCAAATCAGGACCAACTGGGCAACACGTAAACCACCAGCTCCAAAAAGCTCCCAGGACA acgGCTTAAAGCAGCTGAGGTTTGACGACGTAGTGACTCAGTCCAGTCCACAGAACTGTACTGTGTACTGTGGAGGGATCCAGTCAGGATTATCAG AGCACCTAATGAGACAGACCTTCTCACCTTTTGGTCAGATTATGGAAATCAGAGTTTTCCCAGAGAAAGGATACTCTTTCATCAG GTTTTCCTCCCATGACAGCGCTGCCCATGCCATTGTTTCAGTAAATGGAACAGCCATTGAAGGACATATAGTGAAGTGCTTCTGGGGCAAAGAATCTCCCGACATGGCAAAAAATCCACAGCAG GTTGAGTACAGTCAGTGGGGGCAGTGGAACCAGCTCTATGGAAGTCCACAGCAGCAGTACAGTCAGTATGTGACCAATGGATGGCAAGTTCCCTCCTACAGCATGTATGGCCAGACGTGGAACCAGCAAGGATTTGGCGTAGA GCAGTCCCAGTCACCGGCCTGGATGGGAAGCTTCGGATCTCCATCAGCTCAGGCTGCAGCCCCACCTGGTCCAGTCATGTCCAACCTAACCAACTTCAGCATGGCAGGCTACCAAACGCAGTGA
- the bag3 gene encoding BAG family molecular chaperone regulator 3 isoform X1: MSQYSTASNMNGMKTQSPILTMANNDNDPLPLGWEVKIDPQTGWPFFVDHNNRTTTWNDPRHDTKKVREVSANGPNIPPEPSPQETQKTFVREMKHPILRPGYVPIPVFHEGAELRQQQHPCYSYIQPATAQNIRTDGRTPSPTAGPPCRPRSPLHGPSDSCSSDPGKVSSPVSQTPEVHTVSHHQPPRPSSTGLQAGYIPIPVIHEGGGGQTQTHAQLNPSGRTESRHSQRIPYSEHQQPFHRLQTDEWPGYSAAMQPPRERASPVLFPQHRDAASIHLPPHIRSQSPIITQVLGERPQAQQHVLTRDAPQKMEQEQQSTQQKPENTQLPQPLHTEADIQRPQQPQHFQQPPPQQPQQFQQPQHFQQAPPQTSPQPQQPEQLMQSQLQFQPPQKPEQPQQHTADITVQIPPKPEAQDTASVPQEVPPVKVEAEQAAQCPIHPGLAKVQQIVERVAKLEQDVKCFDGKKNDKKYLLLEELLTKELLALDSVDPEGRVDVRQARRDGVRRVQTILEELEQLEEQPAKPSSDTPMEGDNLTQKGEPSMITKENVEMAKEIS, translated from the exons ATGTCTCAGTACTCGACAGCCAGCAACATGAACGGCATGAAGACACAGTCGCCGATACTGACAATGGCAAATAATGACAACGACCCTCTCCCCCTCGGCTGGGAAGTAAAAATTGACCCTCAGACAGGATGGCCCTTCTTTGTGGATCACAACAACCGCACGACAACCTGGAATGACCCGAGACACGACACGAAAAAG GTCAGAGAAGTGTCAGCAAATGGACCCAACATACCACCTGAACCAAGCCCTCAGGAGACACAGAAGACCTTTGTGAGGGAGATGAAGCACCCCATTCTTCGCCCAGGTTATGTTCCCATCCCGGTCTTCCACGAAGGCGCAGAACTGAGGCAGCAACAGCATCCATGTTATTCCTACATCCAGCCGGCCACTGCACAGAATATCCGAACAGATGGGCGAACACCTTCCCCGACAGCAGGCCCCCCTTGCAGACCTAGATCACCTTTACATGGACCTTCAGACAGCTGCTCCTCTGATCCAGGAAAGGTCAGCTCACCTGTTTCACAAACACCAGAG GTTCATACTGTCTCTCATCACCAACCCCCACGGCCCAGCAGCACTGGACTTCAAGCAGGTTACATCCCTATCCCAGTGATCCATGAGGGCGGAGGaggccaaacacaaacacatgctcagTTAAATCCCTCTGGACGTACTGAGAGTAGACACTCTCAGCGCATCCCCTACTCAGAGCACCAGCAGCCCTTCCATCGCCTTCAGACAGACGAATGGCCTGGCTACTCTGCAGCAATGCAGCCCCCCCGGGAAAGAGCTTCTCCAGTTCTGTTTCCTCAGCATCGCGATGCTGCTTCTATTCACCTCCCACCTCACATTAGAAGCCAGTCACCAATTATAACGCAGGTACTTGGAGAAAGACCACAG GCTCAACAGCATGTCCTCACAAGAGACGCACCCCAGAaaatggagcaggaacaacaaagCACGCAACAGAAACCTGAGAACACGCAGCTCCCACAGCCATTGCACACAGAAGCTGACATCCAAAGGCCTCAACAACCTCAACACTTCCAACAGCCTCCACCTCAGCAACCACAGCAGTTCCAACAGCCACAACACTTCCAGCAGGCACCACCTCAGACGTCCCCACAGCCTCAGCAGCCTGAACAGTTAATGCAGTCGCAGCTACAGTTCCAGCCGCCACAGAAACCAGAGCAACCACAGCAACATACTGCAGATATCACAGTTCAAATACCTCCAAAACCAGAAGCCCAGGACACGGCATCTGTTCCCCAAGAGGTCCCACCTGTAAAGGTAGAGGCTGAACAGGCTGCCCAGTGCCCAATCCACCCAGGCTTGGCTAAGGTACAGCAGATAGTTGAACGGGTCGCTAAACTGGAGCAggatgtgaaatgttttgatggaAAGAAGAATGATAAGAAATACTTGTTACTGGAGGAACTGCTGACCAAAGAGCTCTTAGCACTGGACTCAGTTGACCCAGAGGGTCGTGTGGATGTACGGCAGGCGAGACGGGATGGAGTCCGCCGTGTTCAGACCATACTGGAAGAACTGGAGCAACTGGAGGAGCAGCCAGCCAAGCCTTCTAGCGACACCCCAATGGAGGGAGACAACTTGACACAGAAAGGAGAGCCCAGCATGATCACCAAGGAGAATGTCGAGATGGCAAAGGAGATATCATAA
- the bag3 gene encoding BAG family molecular chaperone regulator 3 isoform X2, with protein sequence MSQYSTASNMNGMKTQSPILTMANNDNDPLPLGWEVKIDPQTGWPFFVDHNNRTTTWNDPRHDTKKVREVSANGPNIPPEPSPQETQKTFVREMKHPILRPGYVPIPVFHEGAELRQQQHPCYSYIQPATAQNIRTDGRTPSPTAGPPCRPRSPLHGPSDSCSSDPGKVSSPVSQTPEVHTVSHHQPPRPSSTGLQAGYIPIPVIHEGGGGQTQTHAQLNPSGRTESRHSQRIPYSEHQQPFHRLQTDEWPGYSAAMQPPRERASPVLFPQHRDAASIHLPPHIRSQSPIITQAQQHVLTRDAPQKMEQEQQSTQQKPENTQLPQPLHTEADIQRPQQPQHFQQPPPQQPQQFQQPQHFQQAPPQTSPQPQQPEQLMQSQLQFQPPQKPEQPQQHTADITVQIPPKPEAQDTASVPQEVPPVKVEAEQAAQCPIHPGLAKVQQIVERVAKLEQDVKCFDGKKNDKKYLLLEELLTKELLALDSVDPEGRVDVRQARRDGVRRVQTILEELEQLEEQPAKPSSDTPMEGDNLTQKGEPSMITKENVEMAKEIS encoded by the exons ATGTCTCAGTACTCGACAGCCAGCAACATGAACGGCATGAAGACACAGTCGCCGATACTGACAATGGCAAATAATGACAACGACCCTCTCCCCCTCGGCTGGGAAGTAAAAATTGACCCTCAGACAGGATGGCCCTTCTTTGTGGATCACAACAACCGCACGACAACCTGGAATGACCCGAGACACGACACGAAAAAG GTCAGAGAAGTGTCAGCAAATGGACCCAACATACCACCTGAACCAAGCCCTCAGGAGACACAGAAGACCTTTGTGAGGGAGATGAAGCACCCCATTCTTCGCCCAGGTTATGTTCCCATCCCGGTCTTCCACGAAGGCGCAGAACTGAGGCAGCAACAGCATCCATGTTATTCCTACATCCAGCCGGCCACTGCACAGAATATCCGAACAGATGGGCGAACACCTTCCCCGACAGCAGGCCCCCCTTGCAGACCTAGATCACCTTTACATGGACCTTCAGACAGCTGCTCCTCTGATCCAGGAAAGGTCAGCTCACCTGTTTCACAAACACCAGAG GTTCATACTGTCTCTCATCACCAACCCCCACGGCCCAGCAGCACTGGACTTCAAGCAGGTTACATCCCTATCCCAGTGATCCATGAGGGCGGAGGaggccaaacacaaacacatgctcagTTAAATCCCTCTGGACGTACTGAGAGTAGACACTCTCAGCGCATCCCCTACTCAGAGCACCAGCAGCCCTTCCATCGCCTTCAGACAGACGAATGGCCTGGCTACTCTGCAGCAATGCAGCCCCCCCGGGAAAGAGCTTCTCCAGTTCTGTTTCCTCAGCATCGCGATGCTGCTTCTATTCACCTCCCACCTCACATTAGAAGCCAGTCACCAATTATAACGCAG GCTCAACAGCATGTCCTCACAAGAGACGCACCCCAGAaaatggagcaggaacaacaaagCACGCAACAGAAACCTGAGAACACGCAGCTCCCACAGCCATTGCACACAGAAGCTGACATCCAAAGGCCTCAACAACCTCAACACTTCCAACAGCCTCCACCTCAGCAACCACAGCAGTTCCAACAGCCACAACACTTCCAGCAGGCACCACCTCAGACGTCCCCACAGCCTCAGCAGCCTGAACAGTTAATGCAGTCGCAGCTACAGTTCCAGCCGCCACAGAAACCAGAGCAACCACAGCAACATACTGCAGATATCACAGTTCAAATACCTCCAAAACCAGAAGCCCAGGACACGGCATCTGTTCCCCAAGAGGTCCCACCTGTAAAGGTAGAGGCTGAACAGGCTGCCCAGTGCCCAATCCACCCAGGCTTGGCTAAGGTACAGCAGATAGTTGAACGGGTCGCTAAACTGGAGCAggatgtgaaatgttttgatggaAAGAAGAATGATAAGAAATACTTGTTACTGGAGGAACTGCTGACCAAAGAGCTCTTAGCACTGGACTCAGTTGACCCAGAGGGTCGTGTGGATGTACGGCAGGCGAGACGGGATGGAGTCCGCCGTGTTCAGACCATACTGGAAGAACTGGAGCAACTGGAGGAGCAGCCAGCCAAGCCTTCTAGCGACACCCCAATGGAGGGAGACAACTTGACACAGAAAGGAGAGCCCAGCATGATCACCAAGGAGAATGTCGAGATGGCAAAGGAGATATCATAA